One genomic segment of Pelagerythrobacter marensis includes these proteins:
- a CDS encoding FtsW/RodA/SpoVE family cell cycle protein: MSASQPYIPRTGDRGPRQDRFRTSRRAELKIWWREIDRVLLLLIIALMAIGAAAVAAASPASARRLSTATQTLPDLYFYWAHLRWQILGLVTMFAAAMLSRENARRVGIMLFAGMFAMLMLVPLAGYEVNGAKRWINVGFSFQPSEFLKPGFVITLAWIIAWRARDPNIPVLTIVTGIMMAVGGLLMLQPNLGDTVLFAGVWFALIVLSGVSAKRLGAVIGAGVASVVLIYLFYENGRNRINDFLGGGTAFDQVDLAQRTLLAGGWTGSGLWLGIRKMSLPEAHTDYIFSVIGEEFGLLVCGVIVALYLAIVVRVLVRLADEEDLFTLLAGAGLAVLIGGQAFINILVNLQLAPSKGMTLPLVSYGGSSTIAICLTVGLLLAITRRNPFLKRGKPGVWQRLFGREAQV, from the coding sequence ATGAGCGCTTCGCAGCCCTATATCCCGCGCACCGGCGATCGCGGCCCGCGACAGGACCGGTTCCGTACCTCGCGCCGTGCCGAGCTGAAGATCTGGTGGCGCGAGATCGATCGCGTGCTTCTGCTGCTGATTATCGCGCTGATGGCGATTGGCGCTGCCGCAGTGGCCGCGGCCTCGCCCGCCAGCGCGCGTCGCCTGTCGACCGCGACGCAAACGCTACCGGATCTCTATTTCTACTGGGCTCATCTGCGCTGGCAGATACTGGGGCTGGTGACGATGTTCGCGGCGGCAATGCTTTCGCGGGAAAATGCGCGGCGCGTCGGCATCATGCTGTTCGCCGGAATGTTCGCGATGCTGATGCTCGTGCCGCTCGCCGGATACGAAGTGAACGGGGCGAAGCGCTGGATCAACGTGGGCTTTTCCTTCCAGCCGTCGGAGTTTCTGAAGCCCGGTTTCGTGATTACCCTTGCCTGGATCATCGCCTGGCGCGCGCGCGATCCCAATATTCCGGTGCTGACGATCGTGACTGGCATCATGATGGCCGTCGGCGGCCTGCTGATGCTTCAGCCCAACCTCGGCGATACGGTCCTGTTCGCAGGCGTATGGTTCGCGCTGATCGTGCTGTCGGGCGTTTCGGCCAAGCGATTGGGAGCGGTGATCGGTGCGGGGGTCGCCAGTGTCGTGCTGATCTATCTGTTTTACGAAAACGGCCGCAACCGGATCAACGATTTCCTTGGCGGCGGAACCGCCTTCGATCAGGTCGATCTGGCCCAGCGCACGCTCCTGGCCGGTGGGTGGACCGGCAGCGGGCTGTGGCTGGGCATTCGCAAGATGAGCCTGCCCGAAGCGCACACCGATTATATCTTCTCCGTAATCGGGGAGGAATTCGGTCTGCTCGTATGCGGGGTCATCGTCGCGCTCTATCTGGCGATCGTGGTGCGCGTGCTCGTCCGCCTTGCGGATGAGGAGGATCTGTTCACCCTGCTGGCCGGCGCCGGGCTCGCCGTGCTGATCGGCGGGCAGGCGTTCATCAACATCCTCGTCAACCTGCAGCTTGCCCCATCGAAGGGGATGACGCTGCCGCTCGTGTCCTACGGGGGTTCCTCCACCATTGCGATCTGTCTTACGGTGGGTCTTCTGCTGGCGATCACCCGGCGCAACCCCTTCCTCAAGCGCGGGAAGCCCGGTGTGTGGCAGCGACTTTTCGGACGGGAGGCGCAGGTATGA
- the murG gene encoding undecaprenyldiphospho-muramoylpentapeptide beta-N-acetylglucosaminyltransferase, with protein sequence MTGGANRHYVLAAGGTGGHLIPAFALATELERRGHHVALITDRRGAEIPGKPSFLPAHVLPAGRFGKNPLRWPGGLRAVLEGRKMALRLFDSFEPSAVVGFGGYPALPALLAATSAGIPSIVHEQNAVLGRVNRLLADRVQAIATAYPEIARLKPKHAGKVHLVGNPVRAEVLSLRDEEFPPLAEDGLLKVLVTGGSQGARVLSEIVPDGLAMLPPALRQRLQVTQQCRPEDIDAVRERYRSHDIPAELGTYFENMAARLGDAHLFIGRAGASTIAELTAVGRPAILVPLPIATDDHQAANTREVAKAGGARMIRQEKFAPKELAKQIQVLAQHPQALANAAHAAWNCGRPDAVKDLADLVEGFGGAEMMDVIRVGANTARGTTQGAPAAQGAARDKAGKPAA encoded by the coding sequence ATGACAGGCGGAGCGAACCGGCACTATGTCCTGGCGGCGGGCGGCACGGGCGGGCATCTGATCCCCGCCTTCGCGCTGGCGACCGAGCTGGAGCGGCGCGGCCACCACGTTGCGCTGATCACCGACAGGCGCGGGGCGGAAATCCCCGGAAAGCCATCGTTTCTGCCTGCGCATGTCCTGCCTGCGGGGCGTTTCGGCAAGAACCCGCTGCGCTGGCCCGGCGGCCTGCGCGCGGTTCTGGAAGGGCGCAAGATGGCGCTGCGCCTGTTCGACAGCTTCGAACCCAGCGCCGTGGTCGGATTCGGCGGTTATCCCGCGCTGCCCGCGCTGCTGGCAGCGACCTCCGCAGGAATCCCCAGCATCGTGCATGAACAGAACGCAGTGCTGGGGCGGGTGAACAGGCTGCTCGCCGACCGGGTTCAGGCCATTGCGACCGCTTACCCGGAGATCGCGCGGCTCAAGCCCAAACATGCGGGCAAGGTTCACCTGGTCGGCAACCCCGTGCGGGCCGAAGTGCTGTCGTTACGCGACGAGGAATTTCCGCCGCTGGCGGAAGACGGCCTGCTCAAGGTGCTGGTGACCGGCGGCAGCCAGGGCGCACGGGTGCTGAGCGAGATCGTGCCCGATGGGCTGGCGATGCTGCCCCCGGCGCTGCGGCAGCGGCTGCAGGTTACGCAGCAGTGCCGGCCCGAAGACATCGACGCTGTTCGCGAACGTTATCGCAGCCATGACATTCCAGCCGAACTGGGCACCTATTTCGAAAACATGGCGGCGCGCCTTGGCGATGCGCACCTGTTCATCGGCCGCGCCGGCGCATCGACGATTGCCGAACTGACCGCTGTGGGACGCCCGGCCATTCTGGTCCCGCTGCCGATCGCGACCGACGACCATCAGGCGGCGAACACGCGCGAAGTGGCGAAGGCCGGCGGCGCGCGGATGATCCGGCAGGAGAAATTCGCGCCCAAGGAACTGGCGAAGCAGATCCAGGTCCTGGCACAACATCCGCAGGCGCTCGCCAATGCGGCGCACGCTGCATGGAACTGCGGACGGCCGGATGCGGTGAAGGACCTTGCGGATCTGGTCGAAGGTTTCGGCGGAGCGGAAATGATGGATGTCATCCGTGTTGGCGCCAACACCGCGCGCGGCACCACACAGGGTGCCCCCGCAGCGCAGGGCGCGGCGCGCGACAAGGCGGGGAAACCGGCGGCATGA
- the murC gene encoding UDP-N-acetylmuramate--L-alanine ligase, with the protein MKGVATDIGTIHFVGIGGIGMSGIAEVMHNLGYSVQGSDLAESATVERLRARGISVAIGQAGENVEGVAVVVTSTAVKRTNPEVLAALENRIPVVRRAEMLAELMRLKNTVAVAGTHGKTTTTSMIAALLDAGGVDPTVINGGIIEQYGSNARLGDSDWMVVEADESDGSFLRLDGTIAVVTNIDPEHLDHYGDFDGVKDAFVEFIHNVPFYGAAILCIDHPEVQAVTGKVRDRRVVTYGFSLQADVCAVNVQPAAGGNRFDVVVRQRAGEDRRIEGVHLPMPGRHNVQNALAAIAVAIEMGCSDETICNGFGQFGGVRRRFTRVGEVAGATVIDDYAHHPVEIRAVLSAARESVAGHPSGRVIAVMQPHRYSRLGDLMDDFQNCFNDADQVYVTPVYAAGEDPVPGVDAQALVAGLKSRGHRAAATVADQAELARVLAAEIGEGDLVVCLGAGDITKWAAVLPDAISPERGG; encoded by the coding sequence ATGAAGGGCGTCGCAACAGATATCGGGACGATTCATTTCGTCGGGATTGGCGGGATCGGCATGTCCGGCATTGCCGAAGTGATGCACAATCTCGGCTATTCGGTGCAGGGGTCCGACCTGGCCGAAAGCGCGACGGTCGAACGGCTGCGTGCGCGCGGCATCAGCGTCGCGATCGGCCAGGCGGGCGAGAACGTGGAGGGTGTGGCCGTCGTGGTCACCTCTACCGCGGTCAAGCGGACCAATCCCGAAGTTCTCGCCGCGCTTGAAAACCGGATACCCGTTGTGCGCCGGGCGGAAATGCTCGCCGAACTCATGCGGCTGAAAAACACCGTCGCGGTGGCCGGAACGCACGGCAAGACCACGACGACCAGCATGATCGCGGCGCTGCTCGATGCCGGCGGGGTCGATCCGACGGTGATCAACGGCGGGATCATCGAACAGTACGGTTCCAACGCGCGCCTCGGCGACAGCGACTGGATGGTGGTGGAAGCGGACGAAAGCGACGGCAGCTTCCTGCGCCTCGACGGTACGATCGCGGTCGTGACCAATATCGATCCCGAGCATCTGGATCATTACGGCGATTTCGACGGGGTGAAGGACGCCTTCGTCGAATTCATTCACAACGTGCCGTTCTATGGCGCGGCGATCCTGTGCATCGACCACCCGGAAGTGCAGGCAGTGACCGGCAAAGTGCGTGACCGGCGGGTCGTGACCTACGGATTCTCCCTTCAGGCCGATGTCTGCGCGGTCAATGTGCAGCCTGCGGCGGGGGGCAATCGCTTCGACGTCGTGGTTCGCCAGAGAGCCGGCGAAGATCGGCGGATCGAAGGTGTCCACTTGCCGATGCCGGGCCGCCACAATGTCCAGAACGCGCTCGCCGCAATCGCGGTGGCGATCGAGATGGGATGTTCGGACGAAACGATCTGCAACGGGTTTGGCCAGTTCGGCGGCGTTCGGCGGCGCTTCACCCGCGTGGGCGAGGTCGCCGGGGCGACGGTGATCGACGATTATGCCCACCACCCGGTGGAAATTCGCGCCGTCCTGTCGGCTGCGCGCGAAAGCGTGGCCGGCCACCCGTCGGGCCGCGTGATCGCGGTGATGCAGCCGCATCGCTATTCCCGGCTCGGCGATCTGATGGACGACTTCCAGAACTGCTTCAACGATGCCGATCAGGTCTATGTCACCCCGGTCTATGCCGCCGGGGAAGACCCTGTTCCGGGCGTCGATGCGCAGGCGCTCGTCGCCGGGCTGAAGTCGCGCGGCCATCGCGCGGCGGCGACCGTGGCCGATCAAGCCGAACTGGCCCGAGTTCTCGCGGCCGAGATCGGCGAAGGCGATCTGGTTGTCTGCCTGGGTGCCGGCGACATCACGAAATGGGCCGCGGTCCTGCCCGACGCGATATCGCCGGAACGCGGCGGATGA
- the murB gene encoding UDP-N-acetylmuramate dehydrogenase, with protein sequence MAPDCAVEGAVAAPVPMDSVRGSLTPNAPLAKLVWFKAGGAADWLFEPADLDDLREFLARLRGELPVMALGLGSNLIVRDGGVPGVVVRLGKAFATVVDKGEHVLRCGGGASGILVSSSARDAGIAGLEFLRGIPGTVGGFVRMNGGAYGREVADVLLDCEVILPGGELVRLPAADLRYTYRHSVLPEGAVVVSARLQGTPGDPAEIGAEMDRIAQAREESQPLRTKTGGSTFKNPPDDKAWRLVDAAGCRGLRKGGAQVSEKHTNFLINTGDATSADIEGLGEEVRRRVYAETGVMLEWEIQRVGRP encoded by the coding sequence ATGGCCCCCGATTGCGCGGTGGAAGGGGCCGTTGCCGCGCCCGTGCCGATGGACAGCGTGCGCGGATCGCTGACGCCCAACGCGCCGCTGGCAAAGCTCGTCTGGTTCAAGGCGGGCGGAGCGGCGGACTGGCTGTTCGAACCGGCGGACCTGGACGACTTGCGCGAATTTCTCGCTCGCCTGCGGGGCGAACTGCCGGTGATGGCGCTGGGCCTCGGTTCCAACCTGATCGTGCGCGACGGGGGCGTTCCCGGGGTGGTCGTTCGCCTTGGGAAAGCCTTCGCCACGGTCGTGGACAAAGGGGAACATGTGCTGCGCTGCGGCGGCGGGGCGAGCGGCATCCTGGTGTCGTCATCCGCGCGTGACGCGGGCATTGCCGGGCTGGAATTCCTGCGCGGCATTCCCGGTACGGTGGGTGGCTTCGTGCGCATGAACGGCGGCGCCTACGGGCGCGAGGTGGCGGACGTGCTGCTCGATTGCGAGGTGATCCTGCCCGGTGGCGAACTGGTGCGCCTGCCTGCGGCGGACCTGCGCTATACCTATCGCCATTCCGTGCTGCCTGAAGGGGCCGTGGTGGTTTCCGCCCGGCTGCAGGGCACGCCCGGCGATCCGGCGGAAATCGGCGCGGAAATGGATCGGATTGCCCAGGCGCGGGAAGAATCGCAGCCTTTGCGGACCAAGACCGGCGGGTCCACCTTCAAGAATCCACCCGACGACAAGGCTTGGCGGCTGGTCGATGCCGCTGGTTGTCGCGGCCTGCGCAAGGGCGGGGCGCAAGTGAGCGAGAAGCACACCAATTTCCTCATCAACACCGGCGATGCCACCAGCGCCGATATCGAAGGGCTGGGCGAGGAAGTGCGCCGCCGCGTCTATGCCGAAACCGGGGTAATGCTCGAATGGGAAATCCAGCGGGTGGGGCGGCCATGA
- a CDS encoding D-alanine--D-alanine ligase produces the protein MTGASTTLPKLHVAVLMGGWANERPVSLMSGEGVAEALEARGHRVTRIDMDRQVAARIAQADPDVVFNALHGVPGEDGTVQGMLDLMGVPYTHSGLATSVIAIDKELTKQALVPHGVPMPGGRIVESESLFQGDPLPRPYVLKPVNEGSSVGVAIVTQGGNYGDPIARDAKGPWQEFSRLLAEPYIRGRELTVAVIDGEAGPHGLTVTELVPQSGFYDFDAKYTEGMTEHVCPADVPEEIARLCMDLAVRAHRLLGCRGCSRTDFRWDDEQGEDGLFVLETNTQPGMTPLSLVPEQARQCGMSYEDLVEALVAEALTRQSEGEGGGHG, from the coding sequence ATGACGGGTGCCTCCACGACTTTGCCCAAGCTTCATGTCGCCGTGCTGATGGGCGGCTGGGCCAACGAACGCCCGGTATCGCTGATGTCGGGCGAAGGGGTTGCCGAAGCTCTCGAAGCGCGGGGGCACCGCGTGACCCGGATCGACATGGATCGTCAGGTCGCGGCGCGGATCGCGCAAGCTGATCCCGATGTCGTGTTCAATGCGCTCCACGGCGTGCCGGGGGAGGACGGGACGGTTCAGGGAATGCTCGACCTGATGGGCGTGCCCTATACCCATTCGGGCCTCGCCACCTCGGTCATCGCGATCGACAAGGAACTGACCAAGCAGGCACTGGTGCCCCACGGCGTCCCGATGCCCGGCGGCCGCATCGTGGAAAGCGAAAGCCTGTTCCAGGGCGACCCGCTACCGCGCCCCTATGTGCTCAAGCCGGTGAACGAAGGCAGCTCGGTCGGGGTGGCCATCGTGACGCAGGGCGGCAATTACGGCGATCCGATTGCGCGCGATGCCAAGGGGCCGTGGCAGGAATTCAGCCGCCTTCTGGCCGAACCCTATATCCGCGGGCGCGAGCTGACCGTTGCGGTGATCGACGGGGAGGCGGGGCCGCACGGGCTGACGGTGACCGAGCTGGTCCCGCAATCGGGATTCTACGATTTCGACGCGAAATATACGGAGGGCATGACGGAGCATGTCTGCCCGGCGGACGTGCCTGAAGAAATCGCCCGCCTCTGCATGGACCTCGCGGTTCGTGCCCATCGCCTGCTTGGCTGCAGGGGATGCAGCCGGACCGATTTTCGGTGGGATGACGAGCAGGGGGAAGACGGGCTGTTCGTGCTGGAAACCAATACCCAGCCCGGCATGACCCCGCTCAGCCTGGTGCCTGAACAGGCGCGGCAGTGCGGGATGAGTTACGAAGACCTCGTCGAAGCCCTGGTGGCGGAGGCTCTGACGCGGCAGTCGGAAGGAGAGGGCGGTGGCCACGGTTAA
- a CDS encoding cell division protein FtsQ/DivIB, whose protein sequence is MATVNRKAKGVRRSTAAKGRAQTARRARAKTGSLVDSAIAALPFTDEQLHRIFLVAILGGAAALAWFVASLAGVPALAQQQMASFAADAGFEVRKVRVTGVERMNELKVYERALARRDRPMPLVDLEALRAELLELSWVEDARVSRQLPDSLVIDIVERTPHAVLRKPDRLVLIDSTGAELEPISPDNAKGMLIVAGPGASKQVGPLSDLLSAAPAIQPQVAEAEWVGNRRWNLTFDTGQVLALPQGEDKSAGALVAFARLDGVNRLLGGKVATFDMRAPDRIYMRVPGRAAQAMPTQEGQ, encoded by the coding sequence GTGGCCACGGTTAATCGCAAGGCGAAAGGCGTGCGGCGATCGACGGCGGCGAAAGGCCGCGCGCAGACCGCCCGGCGCGCGCGCGCCAAGACCGGATCGCTGGTGGATTCCGCGATTGCGGCGCTGCCTTTTACCGACGAGCAACTGCACCGGATATTCCTGGTGGCCATTCTGGGTGGCGCGGCTGCGCTTGCCTGGTTCGTCGCCAGCCTGGCCGGGGTGCCGGCGCTGGCGCAGCAGCAAATGGCATCGTTCGCCGCCGATGCCGGGTTTGAGGTCCGCAAGGTCCGCGTCACCGGGGTCGAGCGGATGAACGAACTCAAGGTTTACGAACGGGCCCTGGCGCGTCGCGACCGGCCGATGCCGCTGGTCGATCTCGAAGCGTTGAGGGCCGAACTGCTCGAGCTGTCGTGGGTGGAAGACGCGCGGGTTTCGCGCCAGCTACCCGACAGTCTGGTGATCGACATCGTGGAACGCACGCCGCACGCTGTCCTGCGCAAGCCGGACAGGCTGGTCCTGATCGACAGCACGGGGGCTGAGCTGGAGCCGATTTCACCTGACAATGCGAAAGGGATGCTGATCGTCGCCGGGCCGGGGGCGAGCAAGCAGGTCGGTCCGCTGTCGGATCTGCTTTCCGCAGCGCCGGCCATTCAGCCGCAGGTGGCCGAGGCCGAATGGGTCGGCAACCGGCGCTGGAACCTCACGTTCGACACCGGCCAGGTGCTCGCCCTGCCGCAGGGAGAGGACAAGTCCGCCGGGGCGCTGGTCGCCTTCGCCCGGCTGGACGGGGTCAACCGCCTTCTAGGCGGCAAGGTCGCGACTTTCGACATGCGCGCGCCCGATCGCATTTACATGCGCGTGCCGGGCCGGGCGGCACAGGCAATGCCGACGCAGGAGGGTCAGTAG